In the Flavisolibacter tropicus genome, one interval contains:
- a CDS encoding DUF1254 domain-containing protein, which produces METPTKSIIKPGLSKDSIRVTPDNFIRAESDMYFATSAINENALGKFNHRRELFSVDNQTVVRGNRDTLYSSGVFDLDAGPVTITLPDAGKRFMSLMVLNEDHYVIDVKYGAGSYTFSKEQAGTRYILIAVRTLVDPNNASDIKEVYGLQDAIKVSQPGGPGKFEVPTWDMESQKEVRDALTKLGETMPDFTKAFGKKEEVDPVKHLIGTATGWGGNPDKDARYLNVTPDANDGKTIYKLTVKDVPVDAFWSVTVYNAQGYFEKNKQNAYSINNITAKKETDGSVIIQFGGCDGRVANCLPITPGWNYTVRLYRPRKEILEGKWTFPEPQILT; this is translated from the coding sequence ATGGAGACACCAACAAAATCCATAATAAAACCTGGTTTATCAAAAGACTCGATTCGGGTTACGCCAGATAATTTTATAAGGGCTGAATCGGATATGTATTTTGCTACTTCGGCTATCAATGAAAATGCTCTTGGTAAGTTTAACCATCGCCGTGAGTTGTTTTCAGTCGATAATCAAACTGTTGTTCGTGGCAATCGGGATACACTGTATTCTTCTGGCGTATTTGATCTGGATGCAGGGCCTGTAACTATTACACTGCCAGATGCTGGCAAACGATTTATGTCGTTAATGGTGCTCAATGAAGATCACTATGTGATTGATGTAAAATATGGCGCAGGTAGTTACACCTTCTCAAAGGAACAGGCTGGTACCCGATATATATTAATTGCAGTCCGCACATTGGTAGATCCAAACAATGCTTCTGATATCAAAGAAGTGTATGGCTTACAGGATGCGATCAAGGTCAGTCAGCCCGGAGGACCGGGAAAGTTTGAAGTGCCTACGTGGGACATGGAAAGCCAGAAGGAAGTAAGGGATGCATTAACAAAGTTGGGTGAGACGATGCCTGACTTTACAAAGGCATTTGGCAAAAAAGAGGAGGTGGACCCGGTTAAGCACCTGATAGGTACAGCAACAGGGTGGGGTGGTAATCCCGACAAAGACGCCCGGTATTTAAACGTGACACCAGATGCAAATGATGGAAAAACCATTTACAAACTCACTGTTAAGGATGTTCCTGTAGATGCCTTCTGGTCTGTTACTGTTTACAATGCCCAAGGTTATTTTGAAAAGAATAAGCAGAACGCTTATTCTATAAACAATATCACGGCAAAAAAAGAGACCGACGGGTCTGTGATCATTCAATTTGGCGGTTGCGATGGAAGAGTGGCTAATTGTTTACCCATTACACCCGGTTGGAATTATACGGTGCGTTTGTACAGGCCACGCAAGGAGATATTGGAAGGAAAATGGACGTTTCCAGAACCTCAGATCCTGACCTAA
- a CDS encoding DUF1622 domain-containing protein: protein MNEMIEQFRAGLDLWGELIEVLLNAISLFCIVAGVVIALVRSIQERLRSPGLHPMHTNFRMLFGGWLVVALEFQLAADIVGTIISPTTQHLVELGAIALIRTFLNYFLNKELLEERELSRSRMEKKLV, encoded by the coding sequence ATGAATGAAATGATTGAACAATTCAGAGCAGGCCTGGACCTGTGGGGCGAATTAATTGAAGTGTTGCTTAATGCCATTTCATTGTTCTGTATTGTTGCCGGTGTTGTCATTGCATTGGTAAGAAGTATCCAGGAAAGACTGCGTTCGCCAGGTTTGCACCCTATGCATACCAACTTCAGGATGTTATTTGGCGGATGGTTGGTTGTAGCTTTGGAGTTTCAATTGGCTGCCGATATCGTAGGGACTATTATTTCGCCAACTACACAGCACTTGGTTGAGCTTGGGGCCATTGCTTTAATTCGAACCTTTTTAAATTATTTCCTGAATAAAGAACTTTTGGAAGAAAGAGAATTGTCTAGAAGCCGTATGGAGAAGAAGCTTGTTTAA
- a CDS encoding pentapeptide repeat-containing protein translates to MPRDYSYKNLQKAIFKNEDLSNARFIDSDLRGADFNGADLTGANFTHVKTGITPVNKTIIFFSALIISLLSGYVAMLAGHTIQVMLASTDNKIRIAGIFTTVLILLFIGFSLWKGVGRAIRQLVVPVIVVAFVIGIIAYVSGLGTGKGMLYLILSLLLVVVMFIVGTIARATAGTLSSTILFIIVAMGGATFGKSVGGGIGTVIMALSCVQISKRALSGAAGFESLRKVAHFITTRYGTSFQNARLREALFSRSVLHNADFSNADVSLVDWGDSKTQNCFLGDNLFNIKTQRHG, encoded by the coding sequence ATGCCTAGAGATTATTCCTATAAAAATCTGCAAAAGGCAATCTTCAAAAATGAGGACTTATCAAATGCGCGCTTCATTGATAGCGACTTGCGAGGTGCTGATTTCAATGGTGCCGACCTTACCGGAGCCAATTTTACCCATGTGAAAACCGGTATTACGCCTGTCAATAAAACCATCATTTTCTTTAGTGCCTTAATCATTTCGCTGCTCTCGGGATATGTTGCCATGCTAGCTGGGCATACCATTCAGGTCATGTTGGCTTCTACTGACAACAAAATCAGAATTGCTGGAATTTTTACTACGGTTTTAATCCTTCTCTTTATCGGTTTTTCTTTATGGAAGGGGGTAGGACGTGCTATTAGGCAATTGGTAGTTCCAGTTATAGTAGTGGCCTTTGTGATAGGCATAATCGCTTATGTATCTGGTTTAGGAACAGGCAAAGGTATGCTGTACCTAATCCTTTCGCTTTTGCTGGTAGTTGTCATGTTTATTGTCGGTACCATTGCACGGGCAACTGCAGGAACGTTATCTTCTACTATTCTTTTCATCATTGTTGCAATGGGGGGTGCCACGTTTGGTAAGAGTGTAGGCGGTGGTATAGGTACTGTGATCATGGCATTGAGTTGCGTACAAATTAGCAAGCGGGCACTTAGCGGTGCAGCCGGTTTTGAATCATTAAGAAAAGTAGCTCATTTTATTACTACCCGTTATGGTACCTCTTTCCAGAATGCTCGCTTGAGAGAAGCTCTTTTCTCAAGATCCGTTCTGCATAATGCTGATTTTTCAAATGCTGATGTTTCACTGGTAGACTGGGGTGATTCCAAAACTCAAAACTGTTTCTTAGGAGACAACTTGTTTAACATAAAAACACAAAGGCATGGTTGA